From the Micromonospora sediminicola genome, one window contains:
- a CDS encoding DEAD/DEAH box helicase, producing the protein MTVAPQADLGRCGIVLRPADPPRAGTLACYDPGGDALPEAYDALGERCELTLALPLDGPVEAWHVPVVAVPVGAALSRLVAPRPDGDATPAAAFWSAAARTGLHLVARGRLLPGVSPDGHDAWRVGPFDAADVERIRALAAAMPAGARAAPVDPDAEKLLLPDAEALVRAFLDAVADTLARTPDGVGRFACPEPVGSAELRDWARDVSAGVDTGLRTALRLAGPADPDGALTAVVRMRSLADPTVVTDAAALWAGDDHPLGDNATVEAMRAVRRAATVWTPLERLLDRADPVTLPLLDEDVADLLDGAGARLDAAGVTVAWPDALHRDLRTRTLITTPPRPPADVAGHLRSAAPMPLSWQLTLAGEPLTEAETAQVATGRPVRRLRGRWVAVPPELARRARDRSLPPLRGYDALAAALIGSTEVAGERVEVVADGWLDALRDRIAEPDGGAEPLAAPPGLAGTLRAYQLRGLRWLDRMTALGLGGCLADDMGLGKTVTVVALHLRRRSGPTLVVCPASVLGNWQREIRRFAPGVPVRRFHGAARTLDGVADGFVLTSYGTLRRDAATLAGLRWGLVVADEAQYVKNRLSDTAGALREIPAEARVALTGTPVENDLPDLWALLDWTTPGLLGAAGAFRARWARPIGTDRDPAALDRLSRLVRPFLLRRRKSDPGIAPELPPRTVTDHPVPLTDEQAALYRRVVQEVMAEIREATGVTRRGRVLKLLVALKQVCNHPAHYLGEVDGPLTGRSEKLQLLDDLLGTVLAGDGAVLVFTQYVRMARLLERHLAARGVPAQLLHGGTPVAGREEMVRRFQAGDVPVFLLSLRAAGTGLNLTRADHVVHYDRWWNPAVEEQATDRAHRIGQTRPVQVHRLIAQGTLEERIAALLESKRELVDAVLTGGETALTELSDADLFRLVRLEETA; encoded by the coding sequence GTGACGGTGGCCCCGCAGGCGGACCTCGGGCGGTGCGGGATCGTCCTCCGGCCGGCCGATCCGCCCCGCGCCGGCACGCTCGCCTGCTACGACCCGGGCGGCGACGCGCTGCCGGAGGCGTACGACGCGCTGGGGGAGCGATGCGAGTTGACGCTCGCGCTGCCGCTGGACGGCCCGGTGGAGGCCTGGCACGTGCCGGTCGTCGCGGTGCCGGTGGGCGCGGCGCTGTCCCGGCTGGTCGCGCCGCGCCCCGACGGGGACGCCACGCCCGCCGCCGCGTTCTGGTCCGCGGCGGCGCGCACCGGCCTGCACCTGGTCGCCCGGGGCCGGCTGCTGCCCGGCGTGTCCCCGGACGGCCACGACGCCTGGCGGGTGGGCCCGTTCGACGCCGCCGACGTCGAACGGATCCGCGCGCTCGCCGCCGCGATGCCGGCCGGGGCCCGCGCCGCGCCGGTCGACCCGGACGCGGAGAAGCTCCTGCTGCCCGACGCGGAGGCCCTGGTCCGGGCGTTCCTCGACGCGGTCGCCGACACGCTCGCGCGGACCCCGGACGGCGTCGGCCGGTTCGCCTGTCCGGAACCGGTCGGGTCGGCCGAGCTGCGCGACTGGGCGCGGGACGTCTCCGCCGGGGTGGACACCGGCCTGCGCACCGCGCTGCGCCTGGCCGGGCCGGCCGACCCGGACGGCGCGCTCACCGCCGTCGTGCGCATGCGCAGCCTCGCCGATCCCACCGTGGTGACCGACGCGGCGGCGCTCTGGGCCGGCGACGACCACCCGCTGGGGGACAACGCCACGGTCGAGGCGATGCGTGCGGTACGCCGGGCGGCGACGGTGTGGACGCCGCTGGAGCGGCTGCTCGACCGGGCCGACCCGGTCACGCTGCCGCTGCTCGACGAGGACGTCGCCGACCTGCTCGACGGCGCCGGGGCGCGCCTCGACGCGGCCGGCGTCACCGTCGCGTGGCCGGACGCGCTGCACCGCGACCTGCGAACCCGGACGCTGATCACGACGCCACCGCGACCGCCCGCGGACGTGGCCGGGCACCTCCGGTCGGCCGCGCCGATGCCGCTGAGCTGGCAGCTCACGCTGGCCGGCGAACCGTTGACCGAGGCTGAGACGGCGCAGGTGGCCACCGGCCGGCCGGTGCGCCGGCTGCGCGGCCGGTGGGTGGCGGTCCCGCCGGAGCTGGCCCGCCGGGCCCGGGACCGCTCGCTGCCGCCGCTGCGTGGCTACGACGCGCTGGCCGCCGCGCTGATCGGCAGCACGGAGGTGGCGGGGGAGCGGGTCGAGGTGGTTGCCGACGGCTGGCTGGACGCGCTGCGGGATCGGATCGCCGAGCCCGACGGCGGCGCCGAGCCGCTGGCCGCGCCGCCCGGACTGGCCGGCACGCTGCGCGCCTACCAGCTGCGCGGGCTGCGCTGGCTGGACCGGATGACCGCGCTCGGCCTCGGCGGCTGCCTCGCCGACGACATGGGCCTCGGCAAGACCGTCACGGTGGTTGCCCTGCACCTGCGCCGGCGCTCCGGGCCGACCCTGGTCGTCTGCCCCGCCTCCGTGCTCGGCAACTGGCAGCGGGAGATCCGACGGTTCGCCCCGGGCGTGCCGGTACGCCGGTTCCACGGCGCCGCGCGCACCCTCGACGGGGTCGCCGACGGGTTCGTGCTGACCAGCTACGGCACCCTGCGACGGGACGCCGCGACGCTGGCCGGCCTGCGGTGGGGCCTGGTCGTCGCCGACGAGGCCCAGTACGTCAAGAACCGCCTGAGCGACACCGCGGGCGCGCTGCGGGAGATCCCGGCCGAGGCTCGGGTCGCGCTCACCGGCACACCCGTGGAGAACGACCTGCCGGACCTGTGGGCGCTGCTCGACTGGACCACCCCCGGCCTGCTCGGCGCCGCCGGGGCGTTCCGCGCCCGCTGGGCACGCCCGATCGGGACCGACCGCGACCCGGCCGCGCTGGACCGGCTGTCCCGCCTGGTCCGCCCGTTCCTGCTGCGCCGGCGCAAGTCCGACCCCGGCATCGCGCCGGAGTTGCCGCCGAGGACCGTGACCGACCATCCGGTGCCGCTCACCGACGAGCAGGCGGCGCTCTACCGGCGGGTGGTCCAGGAGGTGATGGCGGAGATCCGGGAGGCCACCGGCGTGACCCGCCGGGGTCGGGTGCTCAAGCTGCTCGTCGCGCTCAAGCAGGTGTGCAACCATCCCGCGCACTACCTGGGCGAGGTCGACGGGCCGCTCACCGGCCGCTCGGAGAAGCTGCAACTCCTCGACGACCTGCTGGGCACCGTCCTGGCCGGGGACGGCGCGGTGCTGGTCTTCACCCAGTACGTGCGGATGGCCCGGCTGCTGGAACGGCACCTCGCCGCGCGGGGCGTACCCGCGCAGCTGCTGCACGGCGGCACCCCGGTCGCCGGGCGGGAGGAGATGGTGCGCCGCTTCCAGGCCGGCGACGTGCCGGTGTTCCTGCTCTCGCTGCGGGCGGCCGGCACCGGCCTGAACCTGACCCGGGCCGACCATGTGGTGCACTACGACAGGTGGTGGAACCCGGCGGTGGAGGAACAGGCCACCGACCGCGCCCACCGCATCGGGCAGACCCGCCCGGTGCAGGTGCACCGGCTGATCGCCCAGGGCACGCTGGAGGAGCGGATCGCCGCCCTGCTGGAGTCCAAGCGGGAACTCGTCGACGCGGTGCTCACCGGCGGCGAGACCGCCCTGACCGAGCTGTCCGACGCCGACCTGTTCCGGCTGGTGCGGCTGGAGGAGACGGCATGA
- a CDS encoding ATP-binding cassette domain-containing protein — MEHAIITEGLRKRYGDTAALDGFDLRVPPGTVCGLLGPNGAGKTTAVRTLATLLRVEAGRAEVAGFDVARRPDQVRYRIGLVGQHPAVDEALTGRQNLVIFGRLFHLGRARARARAAELLDRFGLTDAGDRPVRTYSGGMRRRLDLAAGMILAPSVLFLDEPTTALDPRGRNEVWEAVRDLVRAGTTVLLTTQYLDEADQLADRICVLDAGRVVAEGTPDALKSRLGGDRIDLVVRDAGDLATAAERLRRVATAEPDVDPDRRAVSAQVDDRAGALTEVLQALDADGVTVADVTLRRPTLDEVFLRLTGRPASAAGRSDDTLEVPA, encoded by the coding sequence GTGGAGCACGCCATCATCACGGAGGGCCTGCGCAAGCGGTACGGCGACACGGCCGCGTTGGACGGCTTCGACCTGCGGGTGCCACCCGGCACGGTCTGCGGGCTGCTCGGCCCCAACGGCGCCGGCAAGACCACGGCGGTGCGGACCCTGGCCACCCTGCTGCGCGTCGAGGCCGGGCGGGCCGAGGTCGCCGGCTTCGACGTGGCCCGCCGGCCCGACCAGGTGCGCTACCGCATCGGCCTGGTCGGGCAGCACCCGGCCGTGGACGAGGCGCTCACCGGCCGGCAGAACCTGGTGATCTTCGGCCGGCTGTTCCACCTTGGCCGCGCCCGGGCCCGCGCCCGCGCCGCCGAGCTGCTGGACCGGTTCGGACTCACCGACGCCGGCGACCGACCGGTCCGCACCTACTCCGGCGGCATGCGCCGCCGCCTCGACCTGGCCGCCGGCATGATCCTCGCGCCGTCGGTGCTCTTCCTCGACGAACCGACCACCGCGCTGGACCCGCGCGGGCGCAACGAGGTGTGGGAGGCGGTCCGGGACCTGGTCCGGGCCGGTACCACCGTGCTGCTCACCACGCAGTACCTCGACGAGGCCGACCAGCTCGCCGACCGCATCTGCGTCCTCGACGCCGGGCGGGTCGTCGCCGAGGGCACCCCGGACGCGCTCAAGTCCCGCCTCGGCGGCGACCGGATCGACCTGGTCGTCCGCGACGCCGGCGACCTCGCCACCGCCGCCGAGCGGTTGCGCCGGGTGGCCACCGCCGAGCCGGACGTCGACCCCGACCGGCGCGCCGTCAGCGCCCAGGTCGACGACCGGGCCGGCGCGCTGACCGAGGTGCTGCAGGCGCTCGACGCCGACGGGGTGACCGTGGCCGACGTGACGCTGCGCCGCCCCACCCTCGACGAGGTCTTCCTCCGGCTCACCGGCCGGCCCGCGTCGGCCGCCGGCCGCAGCGACGACACCCTGGAGGTGCCCGCGTGA
- a CDS encoding ABC transporter ATP-binding protein, which translates to MNPPPVLHAERLTKRYGRRTALADCDLSVPRGHVVGLVGPNGAGKSTLLQLVCGLITPTSGTLSVLGSPPAADAAHLARVGFVAQDTPVYASLTVAEHLRMGAWLNPSWDVALARRRITEAGLDPGQRAGRLSGGQRAQLALTIAAAKRPELVVLDEPAAALDPLARRDFLRGLVDFVRELGATAVLSSHLLGDVAQVCDHLVVLCDGRVQVAGPVTDLLATHHRVDDPAAAPAGAEVVWAEPGRVVVRGPAVRGGAPVPLEELALAYLSRAAHPAGAAVTR; encoded by the coding sequence ATGAACCCACCACCCGTCCTGCACGCCGAGCGGCTGACCAAACGGTACGGCCGCCGCACCGCGCTGGCCGACTGCGACCTGAGCGTCCCGCGCGGACACGTGGTCGGCCTGGTCGGCCCGAACGGCGCCGGCAAGTCCACCCTGCTGCAACTGGTCTGCGGCCTGATCACGCCGACCTCGGGCACGCTGTCGGTGCTCGGCTCGCCGCCGGCGGCGGACGCCGCCCACCTGGCCCGGGTCGGCTTCGTCGCCCAGGACACCCCCGTGTACGCCTCCCTGACCGTCGCCGAGCACCTGCGGATGGGTGCCTGGCTTAACCCGTCCTGGGACGTCGCGCTGGCCCGCCGGCGGATCACCGAGGCCGGCCTGGACCCGGGGCAGAGGGCGGGCCGGCTCTCCGGCGGCCAGCGCGCGCAGCTCGCGCTGACGATCGCCGCCGCGAAACGCCCCGAGCTGGTCGTCCTCGACGAGCCGGCCGCCGCGCTGGACCCGCTGGCGCGCCGCGACTTCCTGCGCGGTCTGGTCGACTTCGTGCGGGAACTCGGCGCCACCGCCGTGCTCTCCTCGCATCTGCTGGGTGACGTGGCGCAGGTCTGCGACCACCTGGTCGTGCTCTGCGACGGGCGGGTGCAGGTGGCCGGCCCGGTCACCGACCTGCTCGCCACGCACCACCGGGTCGACGACCCCGCCGCCGCGCCCGCCGGGGCCGAGGTGGTCTGGGCCGAACCCGGCCGCGTCGTGGTCCGGGGCCCGGCGGTACGCGGCGGCGCGCCGGTGCCGTTGGAGGAGCTGGCTCTGGCGTACCTGTCCCGGGCCGCCCACCCGGCGGGCGCGGCGGTGACCCGATGA
- a CDS encoding sensor histidine kinase yields MGVRRVAATTGLAVALVAAIGVQAVAIAASWGLRYWLVGGAAAVVVGALALVRRRQPAWTAAAGLAVTGLAVAVARLFELPTEPGPALALASAVLVGTAVRVLAPAPAAAVAGAGLAVVVGAWLAMRPGAGGSGVVAVYSLAWLVGVAAGLAARLRDERARAAAERVRRDERRELARELHDVVAHHVTGMVVQAQAANLVARRDAARATESLAGIESAGGEALRAMRRLVGLLRDTEDGPPASAGPERVEALVDRFRRQGPPVRLRLPDPEPSWPPEITSSVYRVVREALTNVARHAPHARTVTVTVDEEPAGVVVEVIDDGPPAPAAHRGGYGLVGMRERVEALGGTLRAGPGPAGGWSVRAVLPPRDGGSA; encoded by the coding sequence ATGGGTGTGAGACGGGTGGCGGCCACGACGGGGCTCGCGGTGGCGCTGGTCGCGGCGATCGGTGTCCAGGCGGTGGCGATCGCCGCGAGTTGGGGCCTGCGGTACTGGCTCGTCGGCGGCGCCGCCGCCGTCGTGGTCGGCGCGCTGGCTCTGGTCCGCCGCCGGCAGCCGGCGTGGACGGCGGCGGCCGGACTGGCGGTGACCGGGCTGGCCGTCGCCGTCGCCCGCCTGTTCGAGCTGCCGACCGAGCCCGGCCCGGCGTTGGCGCTGGCGTCGGCGGTCCTGGTCGGCACGGCGGTACGCGTGCTGGCGCCGGCGCCAGCCGCCGCGGTCGCCGGGGCCGGGCTGGCCGTGGTCGTCGGCGCGTGGCTCGCGATGCGGCCCGGCGCGGGCGGGTCCGGCGTCGTGGCGGTGTACTCGCTGGCTTGGCTCGTCGGCGTCGCCGCCGGGCTCGCGGCGCGGCTGCGGGACGAGCGGGCCCGGGCCGCGGCCGAGCGGGTGCGCCGGGACGAACGGCGGGAGCTGGCCCGGGAGCTGCACGACGTGGTGGCCCACCACGTGACCGGCATGGTGGTGCAGGCGCAGGCAGCCAACCTGGTCGCCCGGCGGGACGCGGCGCGGGCGACCGAGTCGCTGGCCGGCATCGAGTCCGCCGGCGGCGAGGCGCTGCGGGCCATGCGCCGCCTGGTCGGGCTCCTGCGCGACACCGAGGACGGACCGCCCGCCTCGGCCGGGCCGGAGCGGGTCGAGGCGCTGGTCGACCGCTTCCGCCGGCAGGGGCCGCCGGTGCGGCTGCGCCTGCCCGACCCGGAGCCGTCCTGGCCGCCGGAGATCACCAGCAGCGTCTACCGGGTGGTCCGGGAGGCCCTGACGAACGTGGCCCGGCACGCCCCGCACGCGCGGACGGTGACCGTCACCGTGGACGAGGAGCCCGCCGGCGTCGTGGTCGAGGTGATCGACGACGGGCCGCCGGCGCCGGCGGCCCACCGGGGCGGCTACGGGCTGGTCGGCATGCGGGAGCGGGTCGAGGCGCTGGGCGGCACGCTGCGCGCCGGCCCCGGCCCGGCCGGCGGATGGTCGGTGCGGGCCGTCCTGCCGCCACGCGACGGGGGGTCCGCGTGA
- a CDS encoding SWIM zinc finger family protein has translation MSGEDQPARSFPAFGPGRRVGRRFADTWWGNAWIESMEHAALDPAQLARGRRYAFAGQVGPITVSPGRIGAAVHDGDPEHPYDTVVRLRTLTGAQWDRLLDAVAARAGHIAALLDRDMPHDLVDTADTVGVRLLPGPGDLDPECDCPSWDHPCRHAAALSYQAAWLLDRDPFVLLLARGRAEPDLIAELRARNARRTVTAAGPDEATGVPAAQAYAAGPAALPGPPAAVTGPPLDLAPLLAGHDAPGVDATALATLAADAARRARRLLAGDPADP, from the coding sequence ATGAGCGGCGAGGACCAGCCCGCCCGCAGCTTCCCCGCGTTCGGGCCCGGGCGGCGGGTCGGCCGCCGGTTCGCCGACACCTGGTGGGGCAACGCGTGGATCGAGTCGATGGAGCACGCCGCGCTCGACCCGGCGCAGCTCGCCCGGGGCCGGCGGTACGCCTTCGCCGGCCAGGTCGGACCGATCACGGTCAGCCCGGGCCGGATCGGCGCGGCGGTCCACGACGGCGACCCGGAGCACCCGTACGACACGGTGGTGCGGCTGCGTACCCTCACCGGCGCCCAGTGGGACCGCCTGCTGGACGCGGTGGCCGCCCGCGCCGGGCACATCGCCGCGCTGCTCGACCGGGACATGCCGCACGACCTGGTGGACACCGCCGACACCGTCGGGGTGCGGCTGCTGCCCGGGCCCGGAGACCTGGACCCGGAGTGCGACTGCCCGTCCTGGGACCACCCCTGCCGGCACGCCGCCGCCCTGTCCTACCAGGCGGCCTGGCTGCTGGACCGGGACCCGTTCGTGCTGCTGCTGGCCCGGGGCCGGGCCGAGCCGGACCTGATCGCAGAGCTGCGCGCCCGCAACGCCCGCCGGACCGTCACCGCCGCCGGCCCGGACGAGGCCACCGGCGTGCCGGCCGCGCAGGCGTACGCGGCCGGGCCCGCCGCCCTGCCCGGCCCACCGGCGGCGGTGACCGGCCCGCCGCTCGACCTCGCGCCGCTGCTGGCCGGGCACGACGCGCCCGGGGTCGACGCCACCGCGCTGGCGACCCTGGCCGCCGACGCCGCGCGACGGGCCCGCCGGCTGCTCGCCGGTGACCCGGCGGACCCGTGA
- the helR gene encoding RNA polymerase recycling motor ATPase HelR, with translation MNPPTTSVFDLPDRLRAKADPALVAADERHFAALAEHLSRSIAELSDRLDATRRAAGGKGRQAVDRDQEIRRTTARLRTLRRYGLDLCLGRMVGADGTEPVYVGRLGLTDGAGGRLLLDWRSPAAEPFFGATHADPMGLASRRRYRWTRGRITDYWDEVFTADGLAGHAALDDQSAFIASLGATRSPRMRDVLGTIQADQDAIIRAGSRGALVVDGGPGTGKTVVALHRTAYLLHADPRLGERRGGVLVVGPHQPYLAYVSDVLPSLGEEEVQICTLRDLVPEGAAAAAETDPEVARLKSSADLVRAVDAAVRFYEEPPTTGTTVATEDGDLRLTADDWARAFEAAGPGAPHNEARDEVWAELVTILLEKYDGDEPEAVLRRSLATNRELVTAFARAWPLLDPTDVVADLWSVPAYLRRCAPWLDVEEIRALRRADARAWTVADLPLLDAARRRVGDPEASRRRRRDEAVLAAQREQMDTVVDALIATHAYDDGEGLMTMLRGEDMRTSLVDESALSVVDPDLLAGPFAHVVVDEAQELTDAEWQMLLSRCPSRSFTVVGDRAQARHGFAESWRDRLERVGFDRIELATLTVNYRTPAQVMAEAEPVIRAVLPDANVPTSIRTGDVPVRHGARSQLRAVVDGWLAGHAEGTACVIGDPTFPAGDRVRSLSPELAKGLEFDLVVLVDPAAFGDGVEGAVDRYVAMTRATRELVVLTG, from the coding sequence TTGAACCCGCCCACCACCAGCGTTTTCGATCTTCCCGACCGCCTCCGCGCGAAGGCCGACCCGGCGTTGGTCGCCGCGGACGAGCGGCACTTCGCGGCCCTCGCGGAGCACCTGAGCCGGTCGATCGCCGAGCTGTCCGACCGGCTCGACGCCACCCGCCGGGCCGCCGGCGGCAAGGGCCGGCAGGCCGTCGACCGGGACCAGGAGATCCGCCGGACGACCGCGCGCCTGCGGACCCTGCGCCGCTACGGCCTGGACCTCTGCCTGGGCCGGATGGTCGGCGCGGACGGCACGGAGCCGGTGTACGTGGGGCGGCTCGGCCTCACCGACGGCGCCGGCGGCCGGCTGCTGCTCGACTGGCGCTCCCCGGCCGCCGAGCCGTTCTTCGGCGCCACCCACGCCGACCCGATGGGCCTGGCCAGCCGCCGCCGCTACCGCTGGACGCGCGGCCGGATCACCGACTACTGGGACGAGGTGTTCACCGCCGACGGGCTCGCCGGCCACGCCGCCCTCGACGACCAGTCCGCGTTCATCGCCAGCCTGGGGGCCACCCGCTCGCCCCGGATGCGCGACGTGCTCGGCACCATCCAGGCCGACCAGGACGCCATCATCCGGGCCGGCTCCCGGGGCGCGCTGGTCGTCGACGGCGGGCCGGGCACCGGCAAGACGGTGGTCGCGCTGCACCGCACCGCGTACCTGTTGCACGCCGACCCCCGCCTCGGCGAGCGTCGGGGCGGGGTGCTGGTGGTGGGCCCGCACCAGCCGTACCTGGCCTACGTCTCCGACGTGCTGCCCAGCCTCGGCGAGGAGGAGGTGCAGATCTGCACGCTGCGCGACCTGGTGCCGGAGGGCGCGGCGGCGGCCGCCGAGACCGACCCGGAGGTGGCCCGGCTGAAGTCGTCGGCGGACCTGGTGCGGGCGGTCGACGCGGCGGTGCGGTTCTACGAGGAGCCGCCGACGACCGGGACGACGGTCGCCACCGAGGACGGCGACCTGCGGCTGACCGCCGACGACTGGGCGCGGGCGTTCGAGGCGGCCGGGCCCGGCGCCCCGCACAACGAGGCGCGCGACGAGGTGTGGGCGGAACTGGTCACCATCCTGCTGGAGAAGTACGACGGCGACGAGCCGGAGGCCGTGCTGCGCCGGTCGCTGGCGACCAACCGGGAGTTGGTCACCGCGTTCGCCCGGGCGTGGCCGCTGCTCGACCCGACCGACGTCGTCGCGGACCTCTGGTCGGTGCCCGCCTACCTGCGTCGGTGCGCCCCGTGGCTGGACGTCGAGGAGATCCGGGCGCTGCGGCGCGCCGACGCCCGGGCCTGGACGGTGGCCGACCTGCCGCTGCTGGACGCGGCGCGGCGGCGGGTCGGCGACCCCGAGGCGTCCCGGCGGCGGCGACGCGACGAGGCCGTCCTCGCCGCGCAGCGGGAGCAGATGGACACGGTTGTCGACGCGCTGATCGCCACGCACGCCTACGACGACGGCGAGGGCCTGATGACCATGCTGCGCGGCGAGGACATGCGCACCAGCCTGGTCGACGAGAGCGCGTTGAGCGTCGTGGACCCGGACCTGCTGGCCGGTCCGTTCGCGCACGTCGTGGTGGACGAGGCGCAGGAGCTGACCGACGCCGAGTGGCAGATGCTGCTGTCCCGCTGCCCGTCGCGCAGCTTCACCGTCGTCGGGGACCGCGCCCAGGCCCGGCACGGGTTCGCCGAGTCGTGGCGGGACCGGCTGGAACGGGTCGGGTTCGACCGGATCGAGCTGGCCACGCTGACCGTCAACTACCGCACCCCGGCGCAGGTGATGGCGGAGGCCGAGCCGGTCATCCGGGCCGTGCTCCCGGACGCGAACGTGCCGACGTCCATCCGCACCGGCGACGTGCCGGTGCGCCACGGCGCCCGGTCGCAGCTGCGGGCGGTGGTCGACGGCTGGCTCGCCGGGCACGCCGAGGGGACCGCCTGCGTCATCGGCGACCCGACCTTCCCGGCCGGGGACCGGGTCCGGTCGCTGAGCCCGGAGCTGGCCAAGGGGCTGGAGTTCGACCTGGTGGTGCTGGTCGACCCGGCGGCGTTCGGCGACGGTGTCGAGGGGGCGGTGGACCGCTACGTGGCGATGACCCGGGCCACCCGCGAGTTGGTCGTGCTCACCGGCTGA
- a CDS encoding response regulator encodes MTIRVLLADDQAMIRGGLRLILEDQPDIAVVAEAADGVDAVAQARRLRPDVCLVDIRMPRLDGLQVTRALAGPGVVDPLRVVVVTTFDLDEYVYGALRGGAAGFLLKDAGPALLVEAVRAAHQGDALVSPSVTVRLLRHLAPLAPKPDARLPALSAREVEVVREIARGRTNLEIGAELFISLSTVKSHVSTVQTKLGLRNRTEIAVWAWEHRVVE; translated from the coding sequence GTGACCATCCGGGTGCTGCTCGCCGACGACCAGGCGATGATCCGGGGTGGGCTGCGGCTGATCCTGGAGGACCAGCCGGACATCGCCGTGGTCGCCGAGGCCGCCGACGGCGTGGACGCGGTCGCGCAGGCCCGCCGGCTACGTCCCGACGTGTGCCTGGTGGACATCCGGATGCCCAGGCTGGACGGTCTCCAGGTGACCCGGGCCCTGGCCGGGCCGGGCGTGGTCGACCCGCTGCGGGTGGTCGTGGTGACCACCTTCGACCTCGACGAGTACGTCTACGGCGCGCTGCGCGGGGGCGCGGCCGGGTTCCTGCTCAAGGACGCCGGTCCGGCGCTGCTGGTCGAGGCGGTCCGCGCCGCCCACCAGGGCGACGCGCTGGTGTCGCCGTCGGTGACGGTGCGGCTGCTGCGGCACCTGGCCCCGCTGGCGCCGAAGCCCGACGCGCGGCTGCCGGCGCTGTCCGCCCGGGAGGTGGAGGTGGTGCGGGAGATCGCCCGGGGGCGGACCAACCTGGAGATCGGCGCCGAGCTGTTCATCTCGCTGAGCACGGTCAAGAGCCACGTGTCGACGGTGCAGACCAAGCTCGGTCTGCGCAACCGCACCGAGATCGCGGTGTGGGCCTGGGAGCACCGCGTCGTCGAGTGA
- a CDS encoding ABC transporter permease yields the protein MSSATLPAGGDLRPGRPSLAGDSLTLTLRALAQWRRDPGPLLGALAFNVLILLMFAYLFGGALQVPGGGDYREFLLPGMFAMTMLFGISQTTVAVSADAERGVTDRLRSMPVSRLAPLVGRAAADMLFAVVTLAVMLLAGLAVGWRAHGGPGDTLAALGLILLLRFALAWVGIYLGLVTKGPGAVTAVQTLEFPLGFLSSAFVAPSTMPGWLGAVAEWNPLSATVGATRELFGNPGWGGDSWVTAHHPLLAVLWPLALIAVFLPLSLRRYRALGG from the coding sequence GTGAGTAGCGCGACCCTGCCCGCCGGCGGCGACCTGCGCCCGGGACGGCCGTCCCTGGCCGGCGACAGCCTGACGCTGACCCTGCGCGCCCTCGCGCAGTGGCGCCGCGACCCCGGCCCGCTGCTCGGCGCGCTGGCCTTCAACGTGCTCATCCTGCTGATGTTCGCCTACCTGTTCGGCGGCGCGCTCCAGGTGCCCGGCGGCGGCGACTACCGGGAGTTCCTGTTGCCCGGCATGTTCGCCATGACCATGCTGTTCGGCATCAGCCAGACCACCGTGGCGGTCTCCGCCGACGCCGAACGCGGGGTCACCGACCGGCTCCGCTCGATGCCGGTGTCCCGGCTGGCCCCGCTGGTCGGGCGGGCCGCCGCCGACATGCTGTTCGCGGTGGTGACCCTCGCGGTCATGCTGCTCGCCGGCCTGGCCGTCGGCTGGCGGGCACACGGCGGTCCCGGGGACACGCTCGCCGCGCTCGGGCTCATCCTGCTGCTGCGCTTCGCGCTGGCCTGGGTGGGCATCTACCTCGGGCTGGTGACGAAGGGGCCGGGCGCGGTCACCGCCGTGCAGACCCTGGAGTTCCCGCTCGGCTTCCTGTCCAGCGCGTTCGTGGCGCCGTCCACCATGCCCGGCTGGCTCGGCGCGGTCGCCGAGTGGAACCCGTTGTCGGCGACCGTGGGCGCCACCCGCGAGCTGTTCGGCAACCCCGGTTGGGGCGGCGACTCGTGGGTGACCGCGCACCACCCACTGCTGGCGGTGCTCTGGCCGTTGGCCCTGATCGCCGTGTTCCTGCCGCTGTCGCTGCGGCGCTACCGCGCGCTGGGCGGCTGA